One stretch of Hymenobacter chitinivorans DSM 11115 DNA includes these proteins:
- a CDS encoding MFS transporter, which yields MALGLDTPSPNLTTSADADAPVAHDNNAVETGKIWQVITASSVGTVIEWYDFYIFGSLAAIIGPVLFGSAGKPEETLLGMLAVFGAGFVVRPFGALFFGRVGDMIGRKYTFLLTLLIMGGSTVVTGLIPSYDKIGLAAPLIVLVLRLLQGLALGGEYGGAATYVAEHAPDKRRGYFTSFIQITATGGLILSILVIVITRKLTGEAAFKEWGWRVPFLLSALLVVASYYIRLKLHESPLFAKAKAEGKTSKSPLRDSFLNPVNRRLVLVALFGVTMGQGVIFYTSQFQAYSFMQNTLKMDLVDASIVLVTAMLLATPLFVYFGSLSDRIGRKRIIMTGMLCGALFTVPLFYGIQAFAGPLTEVTPATVDAAGKAVPAVMKALNPNLPAIIALTFCLVLFVTMVYGPIAAYLVELFPTKVRYTSLSVPYHIGNGVFGGFVPLVATWISVWAATQPAGTFWKDHSSLSGLIYPVVIALVCFVVGIKYMKDVRNVRIMD from the coding sequence ATGGCACTCGGCCTCGATACGCCCAGCCCCAACCTCACTACCTCCGCTGACGCCGACGCGCCGGTGGCCCACGACAACAACGCCGTCGAAACCGGCAAAATCTGGCAGGTAATTACCGCCTCCTCGGTGGGTACCGTCATCGAGTGGTACGACTTCTACATCTTCGGCTCGTTGGCAGCCATTATCGGGCCGGTGCTGTTTGGCTCGGCTGGTAAGCCCGAGGAAACCCTGCTGGGCATGCTGGCCGTGTTTGGCGCCGGCTTCGTAGTGCGGCCGTTCGGGGCGCTGTTCTTCGGCCGCGTCGGCGACATGATCGGGCGTAAGTACACCTTCCTGCTCACCCTGCTCATCATGGGCGGCTCCACCGTCGTCACCGGTCTGATTCCGAGCTACGACAAAATCGGGCTGGCGGCCCCGCTCATCGTGCTGGTGCTGCGCTTGTTGCAGGGGCTGGCCCTGGGTGGGGAGTACGGCGGGGCCGCCACCTACGTGGCCGAGCACGCCCCCGACAAGCGCCGGGGCTACTTCACCAGCTTCATTCAGATTACGGCCACCGGCGGGCTGATTCTGAGCATCCTGGTCATCGTCATTACCCGCAAGCTGACGGGGGAGGCGGCCTTCAAGGAGTGGGGCTGGCGGGTGCCGTTTCTGCTCTCGGCTTTGCTGGTGGTAGCTTCCTATTACATCCGGCTCAAGCTGCACGAGTCGCCGCTGTTTGCCAAGGCCAAGGCTGAGGGCAAAACCAGCAAGAGTCCGCTGCGTGACTCCTTTCTGAACCCGGTAAACCGCCGCCTGGTGCTCGTAGCCCTGTTTGGCGTCACGATGGGACAGGGCGTGATATTCTACACCAGCCAGTTTCAGGCCTATTCCTTTATGCAGAACACCCTGAAAATGGACCTCGTCGACGCCAGCATCGTGCTGGTGACGGCCATGCTGCTGGCCACGCCGCTGTTCGTGTACTTCGGCAGCCTTTCGGACCGCATCGGGCGTAAGCGCATCATCATGACCGGCATGCTCTGCGGGGCGCTGTTCACGGTGCCCTTGTTCTACGGCATCCAGGCCTTTGCCGGTCCGCTCACCGAAGTCACGCCCGCCACCGTGGATGCCGCCGGCAAGGCCGTGCCCGCCGTCATGAAAGCCCTGAACCCCAACCTGCCGGCCATCATTGCCCTCACGTTTTGCCTGGTCTTGTTCGTGACGATGGTCTACGGGCCCATTGCGGCCTACCTCGTGGAGCTGTTCCCGACCAAAGTGCGCTACACGTCCCTGTCGGTGCCCTACCACATCGGCAACGGCGTGTTCGGGGGCTTCGTGCCGCTGGTAGCTACCTGGATTTCGGTGTGGGCCGCCACCCAGCCGGCGGGCACGTTCTGGAAAGACCACAGCAGCCTCTCCGGCCTGATTTACCCGGTCGTTATTGCCCTGGTCTGCTTTGTGGTGGGCATCAAGTATATGAAAGACGTGCGCAACGTGCGGATTATGGATTAG
- a CDS encoding helix-turn-helix domain-containing protein: MHHLDYEIRPPAAALAGVVESFWRLQTGAAVDRPIRLLPDGRLDVLFAYSRTEPLHATLMGLGTEAEQVTLAAETVMYAVSLRLPAAEYLLHTKVADIVNGVQALPPGFWGITAADLADFNQFCTTLNATLPTLLSPSMDPRKQRLFARIYATDGALPVHELAAEAGWSSRQINRYFQEYFGVSLKTYCAILRFRASFPQLKAGRLFPEQDFTDQAHFIREVRKFAGARPKDLARNEDDRFIQFSAWPPL, from the coding sequence ATGCACCATCTGGACTATGAAATCCGGCCGCCGGCCGCGGCGCTGGCAGGAGTAGTTGAAAGCTTCTGGCGGCTGCAAACCGGCGCCGCAGTCGACCGGCCCATCCGCCTGCTGCCCGACGGCCGCCTCGACGTGCTGTTTGCGTATTCCCGCACCGAGCCCCTGCACGCCACGCTCATGGGCCTGGGCACCGAGGCCGAGCAAGTCACGCTGGCCGCCGAAACCGTCATGTACGCCGTGAGCCTGCGCCTGCCGGCGGCCGAGTACTTGCTGCATACGAAAGTGGCGGATATCGTGAACGGCGTCCAGGCCCTGCCGCCCGGCTTCTGGGGCATCACGGCGGCTGATTTGGCCGACTTCAACCAGTTCTGCACCACGCTCAACGCCACGCTGCCCACGTTGCTCAGCCCCAGTATGGACCCGCGCAAGCAGCGGCTGTTTGCCCGTATTTACGCCACCGACGGCGCCCTGCCCGTGCACGAGCTGGCGGCCGAAGCGGGCTGGAGCAGCCGACAGATTAACCGCTACTTCCAGGAATACTTCGGGGTATCATTGAAGACCTACTGCGCCATTCTGCGGTTTCGGGCGTCGTTTCCGCAGCTCAAGGCCGGGCGGCTGTTTCCCGAGCAGGACTTCACCGACCAGGCCCATTTCATCCGGGAAGTGCGCAAGTTTGCCGGGGCCCGGCCCAAGGACTTGGCCCGCAACGAAGACGACCGATTTATACAATTTTCCGCCTGGCCCCCGCTCTAG
- a CDS encoding FAD-dependent oxidoreductase yields MLLTGKKTAIIGAGPGGLTLARLLQQQGADVTIYERDADRHARQQGATLDLHEESGLRALDAAGLLDEFRTHYRPGADKLRLTDAQAVIHFDQHQETSSADFGHAHFRPEIDRGPLRDLLIDSLQPGTIVWNCQLQSLEPAAEGWQLQFRDGRRVYADLVVGADGANSKVRAQVTPLPPFFTGFTLVEGNVYDAARQTPTLWELVRGGKVFAFEGEQSIILSAKGDGSLAFYTCQPSTQDWVATSGIDFHDSAQVAAWFARDFAAWSPVWQELFATAAYFVPRPQYCMPLDQHWPAQPGITLLGDAAHLMPPYAGEGVNMAMLDALELSECLTNTGFSSAREAIGHYETAMRARAAEAADMSIVSMERLHSAGALAWMEQMMSGPVE; encoded by the coding sequence ATGCTTCTTACCGGTAAAAAAACCGCCATCATCGGCGCCGGCCCCGGCGGCCTGACCCTGGCCCGCCTGCTCCAGCAGCAGGGCGCCGACGTGACCATCTATGAGCGCGACGCCGACCGCCACGCCCGCCAGCAGGGTGCCACCCTTGATTTGCACGAAGAATCCGGCCTGCGGGCCCTCGACGCGGCCGGCCTGCTCGACGAGTTCCGGACCCACTACCGCCCCGGGGCCGACAAGCTCCGCCTTACTGATGCCCAGGCCGTCATTCATTTCGACCAGCACCAGGAAACCAGCAGCGCCGATTTTGGTCACGCCCATTTCCGCCCCGAAATTGACCGGGGCCCCCTGCGCGACCTGCTCATCGACTCGCTCCAACCCGGCACTATTGTCTGGAACTGCCAGTTGCAAAGTCTGGAACCGGCGGCCGAGGGCTGGCAGCTGCAGTTCCGGGACGGGCGGCGGGTGTACGCGGACCTGGTAGTAGGGGCCGACGGGGCTAATTCCAAAGTGCGGGCCCAGGTGACGCCGCTGCCGCCCTTTTTCACGGGCTTTACCCTGGTGGAAGGCAACGTGTACGACGCGGCCCGGCAGACCCCGACGCTGTGGGAGCTGGTCCGGGGTGGGAAAGTATTTGCCTTCGAAGGGGAGCAGTCCATCATCCTCAGCGCCAAGGGCGACGGGAGCCTGGCTTTCTACACCTGTCAGCCCAGCACCCAAGACTGGGTAGCCACCAGCGGCATCGACTTTCACGATTCCGCCCAGGTAGCGGCCTGGTTTGCCCGGGATTTTGCCGCCTGGAGCCCCGTGTGGCAGGAGCTGTTTGCCACGGCGGCCTACTTCGTGCCCCGCCCGCAGTACTGCATGCCTCTCGACCAGCACTGGCCCGCCCAGCCCGGCATTACCCTGCTCGGCGACGCGGCCCACCTGATGCCGCCCTACGCCGGTGAAGGAGTGAACATGGCCATGCTCGACGCCCTGGAGCTGAGTGAGTGCCTGACCAACACCGGGTTTAGCAGTGCCCGGGAGGCCATCGGCCACTACGAAACCGCCATGCGCGCCCGGGCCGCCGAAGCTGCCGACATGTCCATCGTATCCATGGAGCGCCTGCACTCGGCTGGGGCCCTGGCCTGGATGGAACAGATGATGAGCGGCCCGGTGGAGTAG
- the acs gene encoding acetate--CoA ligase, whose amino-acid sequence MPLEHSRIRTFEDYQDAYRRSVENPEQFWADVAEPFTWRRKWSSVLKADLVVGRNEWYGGAKLNITENCLDRHLASRGNKLALIWEPNDPKTRQIRYTYRELHQQVCQFANVLLNNGVEKGDRVCLYMPMIPQLAIAVLACARIGAVHSVIFAGFSSTAIADRVNDAQASVVLTSDGLNRGPKQIPVKRVVDEALESCPSVRRVIVVEHLGWPVHMQEGRDVWYHEEALEAAKTCPAEEMDAEDMLFILYTSGSTGKPKGVVHTTAGYMVWADYTFRNVFQVEENDIYWCTADIGWVTGHSYLLYGPLLNGATTLMFEGVPTYPDAGRFWEVIDKHGVTVFYTAPTAIRSLMATPLDNVLSYSLDSLRILGSVGEPINEEAWHWYHTHVGKERCPVIDTWWQTETGGIMISALAGVSPTKPAHAGQPLPGVQPVLLSQEGQEIEGNDQEGYLAIKAPWPGIIRTTYGDHERAKQTYFGPYPGYYFTGDGARRDENGLYRIIGRVDDVINVSGHRFGTAEIENAINQNPNVVESAVVGYPHDVKGQGIYAFVICREGACDTATDKPHVEASIIETVVAEIGKIAKPDKIQLVSGLPKTRSGKIMRRILRKVAEGETSNIGDVTTLLDPAVVDEIINGRK is encoded by the coding sequence ATGCCCCTCGAACACTCTCGCATCCGCACTTTCGAAGACTACCAGGATGCCTACCGCCGCAGCGTTGAAAACCCCGAGCAGTTCTGGGCCGACGTGGCCGAGCCCTTTACCTGGCGCCGCAAGTGGAGCTCGGTCCTCAAAGCCGACCTCGTGGTAGGTCGCAACGAATGGTACGGCGGCGCCAAGCTCAACATCACCGAGAACTGCCTGGACCGCCACCTGGCCTCGCGCGGCAACAAGCTGGCCCTGATCTGGGAGCCCAACGACCCCAAAACCCGGCAGATTCGCTACACCTACCGGGAGCTGCACCAGCAGGTGTGCCAGTTTGCCAACGTGCTGCTCAATAACGGCGTGGAAAAAGGGGACCGGGTGTGCCTCTACATGCCCATGATTCCGCAGCTGGCCATTGCCGTGCTGGCCTGCGCCCGAATCGGAGCGGTGCACTCGGTCATCTTCGCCGGCTTCAGCAGCACCGCCATTGCCGACCGGGTCAACGATGCCCAAGCCTCGGTGGTGCTGACTTCCGACGGCCTGAACCGCGGGCCCAAGCAGATTCCGGTGAAGCGGGTGGTGGATGAGGCTCTGGAAAGCTGCCCCTCGGTGCGCCGCGTGATTGTGGTGGAACACCTGGGCTGGCCCGTACACATGCAGGAAGGCCGCGACGTCTGGTACCACGAAGAAGCCCTGGAAGCCGCCAAAACCTGCCCCGCCGAGGAAATGGACGCCGAAGACATGCTCTTCATCCTCTACACCTCGGGCAGCACCGGCAAGCCCAAGGGCGTGGTCCACACCACGGCCGGCTACATGGTCTGGGCCGACTACACCTTCCGTAACGTGTTCCAGGTCGAGGAAAACGACATCTACTGGTGCACCGCCGACATTGGCTGGGTCACGGGCCACTCGTACCTGCTCTACGGCCCGCTGCTCAACGGTGCTACCACGCTCATGTTCGAAGGTGTGCCAACCTACCCCGACGCGGGCCGCTTCTGGGAGGTGATTGACAAGCACGGCGTGACGGTGTTCTACACCGCGCCCACCGCTATTCGCAGCCTGATGGCCACGCCCCTGGACAATGTGCTCAGCTACTCCCTGGACTCGCTGCGCATCCTGGGCTCGGTGGGGGAGCCCATCAACGAGGAAGCCTGGCACTGGTACCACACCCACGTGGGCAAGGAGCGCTGCCCGGTCATCGACACCTGGTGGCAGACCGAAACCGGCGGCATCATGATTTCGGCCCTGGCGGGCGTGTCGCCCACCAAGCCGGCCCACGCGGGCCAGCCGCTGCCGGGCGTGCAGCCGGTACTGCTCAGCCAGGAAGGCCAGGAAATTGAGGGCAACGACCAGGAAGGCTATCTGGCTATCAAGGCGCCTTGGCCGGGCATCATCCGCACCACCTACGGCGACCATGAGCGGGCCAAGCAAACCTACTTCGGACCCTATCCGGGCTACTACTTCACCGGTGACGGGGCCCGGCGCGACGAAAACGGCCTTTACCGCATCATCGGGCGCGTGGACGACGTCATCAACGTGAGCGGGCACCGCTTTGGCACGGCCGAAATCGAAAACGCCATCAACCAGAACCCCAACGTGGTGGAAAGCGCCGTGGTGGGCTACCCCCACGACGTGAAGGGCCAGGGCATTTACGCCTTCGTTATCTGCCGGGAAGGCGCCTGCGACACGGCCACCGACAAGCCCCACGTCGAGGCCAGCATTATCGAAACCGTGGTGGCTGAAATCGGTAAAATCGCCAAGCCCGACAAGATTCAGCTGGTGTCGGGGCTGCCCAAAACCCGCTCGGGCAAAATCATGCGCCGCATCCTGCGTAAAGTAGCCGAGGGCGAAACCAGCAACATCGGCGACGTGACGACCCTGCTCGACCCGGCCGTAGTCGACGAGATTATCAACGGCCGGAAGTAG
- the cobC gene encoding alpha-ribazole phosphatase family protein encodes MDIYLIRHTSVATAAGICYGQTDVGLSQRYEQEKARLCRVLAAGLGAGAVRAYASPLSRCRRLAEDVVEGPVCLDERLKEYHFGRWEMQAWAELPSHELEPWKADFVTQRAPEGETFTEVQQRAVAFLTDILTEPAEPESEADVLVFAHAALIRTLLCHCLDLPLANAFRLNVDYGSVTKIRYQAGQFLLDYVNR; translated from the coding sequence ATGGATATCTACCTGATTCGACATACGAGCGTGGCAACGGCGGCCGGCATCTGCTACGGGCAAACCGACGTGGGCCTGAGCCAGCGCTACGAGCAGGAAAAAGCCCGGCTCTGCCGGGTGCTGGCCGCCGGGCTGGGTGCGGGTGCCGTGCGGGCTTACGCCAGCCCCTTGTCGCGCTGCCGCCGCCTGGCCGAAGACGTGGTGGAGGGCCCCGTGTGCCTGGATGAGCGCCTGAAGGAATATCACTTCGGCCGCTGGGAAATGCAGGCCTGGGCCGAGCTGCCGAGCCACGAGCTGGAACCCTGGAAAGCTGATTTCGTGACCCAACGCGCCCCTGAGGGCGAAACCTTCACCGAAGTGCAACAGCGGGCCGTGGCCTTCCTGACCGATATTCTCACCGAGCCCGCCGAGCCCGAGTCCGAAGCCGACGTGCTGGTCTTCGCCCACGCCGCCCTGATTCGGACCCTGCTTTGCCACTGCCTCGACCTGCCCCTGGCCAACGCCTTTCGCCTCAACGTAGACTACGGCTCGGTCACCAAAATCCGCTACCAGGCTGGGCAGTTCCTGCTCGACTACGTGAACCGGTAA
- a CDS encoding zinc-dependent alcohol dehydrogenase, giving the protein MLAMEYRGPKRVRAVQKPMPEIKHPQDAIVRVLRTCICGSDLHLYNGNVPDTRVGSTFGHEFIGEVVEIGSEVTKLKTGDRVIVPFNIACGECHFCRQGMFGNCHESNTEATAVGGIFGYSHTAGGYDGGQAEFARVPYANVGPTIIPEGMDLDDAVLLTDVVPTGYQAAEMAGIQPNDTVVVFGAGPVGIMAARCAWLFGAGRVIIIDKEDYRLEFARNYSYCEAYNFEEIGDPVVFIKKTTDWIGADVVIDAVGAEAAGNAMQTITGRKLLLQAGSATAVHWAINSVKKGGVVSIVGVYGPTDNLIPIGNVLNKGLTIRANQASVKRLLPRLIEHVQNGTLNPKGLITHRIPLAEVADGYRMFSAKLDNCIKPVMIP; this is encoded by the coding sequence ATGTTAGCAATGGAATATCGGGGCCCCAAAAGGGTCCGTGCCGTGCAAAAGCCCATGCCGGAAATCAAGCATCCCCAGGATGCCATTGTGCGGGTGCTGCGCACCTGCATCTGCGGCTCCGACCTACACCTATACAACGGCAACGTGCCCGACACCCGCGTGGGCTCCACTTTCGGCCACGAGTTTATCGGGGAAGTAGTAGAAATCGGCTCGGAAGTAACCAAGCTTAAGACCGGTGACCGGGTGATTGTGCCCTTCAATATTGCCTGCGGCGAGTGTCACTTCTGCCGGCAGGGTATGTTTGGCAACTGCCACGAATCGAACACCGAAGCTACGGCTGTAGGCGGTATTTTTGGCTATTCCCACACAGCCGGCGGCTACGACGGCGGGCAGGCCGAGTTTGCCCGGGTGCCCTACGCCAACGTGGGCCCCACCATCATTCCCGAGGGCATGGACCTGGACGATGCCGTGCTGCTCACCGACGTGGTGCCCACCGGCTACCAAGCCGCCGAAATGGCTGGCATTCAACCCAATGACACGGTCGTCGTCTTTGGGGCCGGTCCGGTTGGTATTATGGCCGCCCGCTGCGCCTGGCTGTTCGGCGCCGGCCGGGTCATCATTATCGACAAGGAAGACTACCGCCTCGAATTTGCCCGCAACTACTCCTACTGCGAGGCTTACAACTTCGAGGAAATCGGGGACCCGGTGGTATTTATCAAGAAAACCACTGACTGGATTGGGGCCGACGTAGTCATCGACGCCGTGGGCGCCGAGGCTGCCGGCAACGCCATGCAAACCATTACGGGCCGCAAGCTGCTGTTGCAGGCCGGCTCGGCCACGGCCGTGCACTGGGCCATCAACTCGGTCAAGAAAGGCGGCGTGGTGTCGATTGTGGGCGTGTATGGGCCTACCGACAACCTCATTCCGATTGGCAACGTGCTCAACAAGGGCCTGACCATCCGGGCCAACCAGGCTTCGGTGAAGCGCCTGCTCCCGCGCCTGATTGAGCACGTGCAGAACGGCACGCTCAACCCCAAAGGGCTCATTACTCACCGCATTCCGCTGGCCGAAGTGGCCGACGGCTACCGCATGTTCTCGGCCAAGCTCGACAACTGCATCAAGCCGGTGATGATTCCCTAA
- a CDS encoding SET domain-containing protein, translating into MIHPHTELRFISPEIGYGVVATCFIPKGTICWIFDAFDQVFTPAQVRGLDQIHRDILNKYSYRDAQGNFVLCWDNSRFVNHSFNSSLVSTPYNFELAVRDIHPGQELTDDYGYLNVWEPFEALPEPGSPRTRVLPDDLLHFHAEWDAKLLAAFQHFNRVEQPLLPLLEAPYRATVAAVAAGRQPMDSILNCYYRGVEMPVL; encoded by the coding sequence ATGATTCATCCGCACACGGAACTGCGCTTTATCAGCCCCGAAATCGGCTACGGCGTAGTGGCCACCTGCTTTATTCCCAAGGGCACTATCTGCTGGATCTTCGACGCCTTCGACCAGGTCTTCACCCCGGCCCAGGTGCGCGGGCTCGACCAGATTCACCGCGACATTCTCAACAAGTACAGCTACCGCGACGCCCAGGGCAATTTTGTGCTGTGCTGGGATAATTCCCGCTTCGTAAACCACTCCTTCAACTCCAGCTTGGTCTCGACGCCTTACAACTTCGAATTGGCCGTGCGCGACATTCACCCCGGCCAGGAGCTGACCGATGACTACGGCTACCTCAACGTTTGGGAGCCGTTTGAGGCCCTGCCCGAGCCCGGCAGCCCCCGCACCCGGGTTTTACCCGACGATTTGCTGCACTTTCACGCCGAGTGGGACGCCAAACTGCTGGCCGCTTTTCAGCACTTCAACCGCGTCGAGCAGCCCTTGCTGCCCCTGCTCGAAGCCCCGTATCGGGCCACGGTGGCAGCCGTAGCAGCCGGCCGGCAGCCCATGGATTCCATTCTGAACTGCTACTACCGGGGCGTGGAAATGCCGGTGCTGTAA
- the fahA gene encoding fumarylacetoacetase, translating to MPNPNNPALHSWIDITPTSDFPIQNLPFGVFETPERGPRLGVAIGEYVLDLYAVSQFGFFQDLDIPTQPKVFRRRSLNQFIALGRPVWRAVRQRVSELLRHDNGELRDNEEAMRTCLVRQNEVQMLRPVKPHNYTDFYSSIEHATNVGIMFRDPANALLPNWRHIPIGYHGRASSIVVSGTDIRRPNGQRKAPDAAAPTFGPSQQLDFELEVAFVVGKSTELGHSIPLQHAEEHIFGLVLFNDWSARDIQSWEYVPLGPFLGKSFGSSVSPWVVTLDALEPFRTAGPVQEPEPLLYLRQVDQHNFDLNLEVGIQPAGAPETTVCRSNFRYMYWSMAQQLTHQASNGCNLQVGDLYASGTISGHTPDSFGSMLELAWKGTKPLPLTDGSERKFIQDGDTVTMRGFAEKDGVRIGFGEVRGTVLPANPL from the coding sequence ATGCCCAACCCCAACAACCCCGCTCTGCACTCCTGGATTGATATTACCCCGACCAGCGACTTTCCCATTCAGAACCTGCCCTTTGGCGTGTTTGAAACCCCGGAGCGGGGCCCGCGGCTGGGCGTGGCCATCGGCGAGTACGTGCTGGATTTGTACGCCGTGAGTCAGTTCGGCTTTTTCCAAGACCTCGATATTCCGACCCAGCCCAAGGTGTTCCGCCGCCGCTCCCTCAACCAGTTTATTGCCCTGGGCCGGCCGGTGTGGCGGGCCGTGCGCCAGCGCGTCTCGGAGCTGCTGCGCCACGACAACGGCGAGCTGCGCGACAACGAGGAAGCCATGCGCACTTGCCTCGTGCGCCAGAACGAGGTGCAGATGCTCCGCCCAGTGAAGCCCCACAACTACACCGATTTCTACTCCAGCATCGAGCACGCCACCAACGTGGGCATCATGTTCCGGGACCCGGCCAACGCCCTGCTGCCCAACTGGCGCCACATCCCCATCGGCTACCACGGCCGGGCCAGCAGCATCGTGGTGAGTGGCACCGATATTCGCCGGCCCAATGGGCAGCGCAAAGCCCCGGATGCGGCGGCGCCCACGTTTGGCCCGAGCCAGCAGCTGGACTTTGAGCTGGAAGTGGCCTTCGTGGTCGGCAAAAGCACCGAGCTGGGCCATTCTATTCCGCTGCAGCACGCCGAGGAGCACATTTTCGGACTGGTCTTGTTCAACGACTGGAGTGCCCGCGACATTCAGAGCTGGGAGTACGTGCCGCTGGGGCCGTTTCTGGGCAAGAGCTTCGGCAGCAGCGTCTCACCCTGGGTCGTGACGCTGGACGCGCTGGAGCCCTTCCGCACCGCGGGGCCCGTGCAGGAGCCCGAGCCCCTGCTCTACCTGCGGCAAGTAGATCAGCACAACTTCGACCTCAACCTGGAAGTGGGCATTCAGCCCGCCGGCGCGCCCGAAACGACGGTGTGCCGCTCCAATTTCCGCTACATGTACTGGAGTATGGCCCAGCAGCTTACGCACCAGGCCAGCAACGGCTGCAACCTACAGGTCGGCGACCTGTACGCCAGCGGCACTATCAGCGGCCACACCCCGGACTCGTTCGGCTCGATGCTGGAGCTGGCCTGGAAGGGTACCAAGCCCCTGCCCCTGACCGACGGCTCGGAGCGCAAGTTTATCCAGGACGGCGACACGGTTACCATGCGCGGCTTTGCCGAGAAGGACGGGGTGCGCATTGGCTTCGGGGAAGTGCGCGGCACGGTGCTGCCCGCCAACCCGCTGTAA
- a CDS encoding nuclear transport factor 2 family protein, translating into MAVTSARAGSLSGNARTGLAHSLIPNGQKVNLMTTKAQLLEDSLLVIWNDRNADRRLEAMHKIYAPDIHFYESNAGNAVVGYQEINDLISKLQAEWPLEFQFQLTKPTQVNHTTQVASWVLGPEGLNPVAAGMDVAVIEDELIKSLYLFLDA; encoded by the coding sequence TTGGCTGTTACTTCAGCCAGAGCTGGTAGCCTGAGTGGCAATGCCAGAACCGGCCTTGCTCATAGTCTAATTCCAAACGGTCAAAAAGTGAATTTAATGACAACGAAAGCCCAACTGCTAGAAGATAGCCTGCTCGTAATTTGGAATGATAGAAATGCGGACCGGCGCCTGGAGGCAATGCACAAAATATACGCGCCTGATATTCATTTTTATGAAAGCAACGCCGGAAATGCCGTTGTTGGGTATCAGGAAATAAATGACCTCATCTCAAAATTACAGGCCGAATGGCCGCTTGAGTTTCAGTTTCAGTTAACGAAACCTACGCAGGTAAACCACACAACACAGGTTGCCTCTTGGGTCCTTGGGCCAGAAGGTCTCAATCCCGTGGCCGCAGGAATGGATGTGGCTGTTATTGAGGATGAGTTAATTAAATCATTGTATTTGTTTTTGGATGCTTAA
- a CDS encoding NifU family protein: MNSTAVLEHPLLSRVEQALDTIRPYLAADGGNVRVLNITDELVLQLELLGACGTCPMSPMTLKAGVEESVKKAVPEIVRVEAINGTPFAEQPAGQTGHPVSPAPVPTPEF; this comes from the coding sequence ATGAATTCTACCGCTGTACTTGAGCATCCTTTGTTGTCCCGCGTCGAGCAGGCTCTGGACACGATTCGCCCCTACTTGGCGGCCGACGGCGGCAACGTGCGCGTGCTGAACATCACCGACGAACTGGTGCTCCAGCTGGAGCTGCTGGGTGCCTGCGGCACCTGCCCCATGTCGCCGATGACGCTCAAAGCCGGCGTGGAGGAATCCGTGAAAAAGGCCGTGCCCGAAATCGTGCGGGTGGAGGCCATCAACGGCACCCCCTTCGCCGAGCAGCCCGCCGGCCAGACCGGCCACCCGGTGTCGCCGGCCCCGGTGCCCACGCCGGAGTTTTAG